acttgctaatgttactgaatctgtggaagctccgccatagccaccaccaaacaactgagttatttttacacatcggccagcatctggccaatccaccacctttcattgtttatgccgttacaacaaaaaaaaatcataggcccataaaaacgaaaaatcaccatcggcccaccaGGCAAGTATGcctgatggccagtccagctatgcttGCAACCCTGAACTTATTGTCTAATAAAGGAGACATGGAAATAGCTTTAGTTTGTTGTAGATCAAAGTGGAATTAATTTGATTGATTTAATAGGTATTCTTGGTGGGAATCCTGTATTCTAGTAGATACAGTCCCAGCAGCAGGAGATTGGAATCGAGCATAATGACATTTTCTAAATGATCAAATTAAAATGCAGACATTACCGTAGCACTGCAATGCAGAGTTTGCACTTCAGTGGTTTCAGGTACGGCAAACCTACACACATAAAATCTATCTCCTCAGCGCAGGACTGGTCTGGCACAAATAAATCGGGCCTGGCATTTTTGGTCCAGGCGACCAATCATGATCACTCacaaaaatgcatcaaaaataAATCTATGTTGATTATGTACATAATTCATTGATATTGAGAGACTTTCTTTGTAATTGGTCCAGTTGTTGGTTGGCTCTTAGTTTCACTGCCCTGCAGCATATGACACTAAAAAGCTACACTTTAACTATTAGGTGTGGCTCATGATCAAAGCATCCATGCATTTTACCTGAATCCTTGAGTCCCTCTATCAATTTGGTTACCACGTTGATTACACCTTCCTCTGTCGCTCTGTGAGGCCTGGTTTCTAGTTGTTACTGGTAATATAGTTCACGATGCAGCAGATATTCTACATGTCGGTTAATTTGACACGTTTTcctgcatttatttttagtttctaTTTCTCTTTCAGCGTTTTAGCTCCACATTTTCGCCACTTCTTCCACACTAAACTCAGTTTTACAAGATGCGTAAGGGCACAGCGAAGGTACGGGAGAGACCAGTTGCCCTGAGAGATTTGATTGGGCAATCCAGTGTCGGTAATGAAAATAAACCAATGGGCTGTGTGTAGCACTGTATGTACTAATATTCTATAAAGCACTAGCACGTTGCTAGTTGCTACGATCAGTAAAACATGGCACTTCCAGACATAACATAATGTAGTCCCAaacgttttatttttattcttccaGTTGCGGAGTTAATGCTGTTGAATTAAAAAGACGATTACATTTAATAACATAAGCTTAATCTATGTATGATTttgatttgtttgattttataagTTCAGCAAGGATTCTGTCCTATGTTAGAATATATTGGCGTCTatagaataacaatactgttgAAAAACTGCTTtctacagaaaaaaatcaagcaGTAAAGCTGCACCTGATGCTCTCTGCATAGTACCATCGAGGAAATACAAAGACTTCAGACACTACTGATCGCTTTGCTTTTCCGGGAGAAGTCCAAGGAATCTTCCAGTGGTCACACCACTTTCTGGAGACCTGATTGGTTAGTAAGTGGTGATTTTATACCTGGTAATCtctaatcaaatcaaatcaaatcacttttattgtcacatcacatgtgcaggtacattggtacagtacatgtgagtgaaattcttgtgtgcgagcttcacaagcaacagagttgtgcaaatacaataacataaacaagcaaaatacaagaatggctacatctgaaactaataaatatatgtacaatatataatagtatatgcattcctggatgtgtatactaaatatttttctacgtgtgtgtgtgtgtgtgtacacacatattttacaagttaaatagagtaaacaataaataaaatatataaaaatatacagagttgagacatgtgcaaaacagtggcattactgtacagtatggagtgcataatgttgaagttccagtagtgaagctgaggtgtctatgaggtgttcagcagtctgatggcctgatggaaaaagctgtctctcagtttgctggtacgggaccggatgctgcagaacctccttcctgatggaagtagtctgaacagtttatggctggggtgactggagtccttgatgatccaccccgctttcctcaggcagcgcttcctgtagatgtcttggagggagggaagctcacctccaattatccgttcagagcaccgcactactcgctggagagctttgcagttgtaggcggtgctgttgccataccaggtggtgatgcatccagtgaggatgctctcaatggcacagtgatagaaggtcctgaggatgcgggggctcatgccaaatcttttcagtctcctgagaaagaagaggcgctgctgcgccttcttcactgttttgtttgtgtgtactgaccacgtaagatcctcagtcagatgtacaccaaggaaccggaagctgctcactctctccacagcagcgccgttgatggtgatgggggtgtgtacttctctgcacctccggaagtccactatcaactcctttgtcttgcgacgttgagggtgagatggttgacttgacaccagtgggtcagggcgctgacctcctccctgtaagccgtctcatcaccattggtgataagacccaccactgtagtgtcgtccgcaaacttcacaatgatgttggagttgttagtggctgtgcagttgtaggtgtagagtgagtataggagagggctcagtacacacccctgtggagcaccagtgttcagtgtgatgggggatgaggtgatgctgcccagtctgaccacttggcgtctgtcagacaggaagctaaggatccagctgcagaaggagctgctcagtcctagatcctgcagtttcctgtccagcttcgagggaacgatggtattgaatgctgagctgtaatctacaaacagcattctcacatacgtgtctctcttctccaggtgtcaTTTGATGACATAAGGACAAAAACTATGTTCCACGTCCagttacatttgtttttgtgcttcgtGTTCCCTCCCTAGTCTGCGTCTTTGAGaactgtctcatgtttcctgatTTACTTTGGTAGTTCTTGTCCTATGCGCGTTACTGCCCAGTAACGTTACTGCCCAGTAACGTTActgcgttacttgtaacgcattactgtaatctgattacttttttcaggtaacgagtaaagtaagggattactattgcaaaaacggtaattatattactgttactttcccgtaggaatgctgagttactgcgttactaaaaccatgatttttttgcgagaatgtctcatgacagtgacataagcgagtgcgacattcttgacaacagctgtgtgcagatcaacaatggatcgagtgcgggagagagtatgagcgtgcagcgtctaaagcgtggaagtactggcCTTACTTACTGAGTTTGAttacataaaaagtgacaaaaacattagcgttcATTGTGCATcggaagaaaactttttacagcgaaaaaaccccctaaacttccaagcaagcaccaggagtgcgctaccacgtaatgggaaactcacagagaaactcgcagattcttcaactgaccgctgcggcacacctgcaccagggcaaacctccgcctacgccactcctgctttacaggtgaaaatagagcaaaaggactgctagtctttgattttatttattttctgctgtgttttgcacagcagaaaataaataataactctTTCAAATAattttgcatctatttgaaagagtgagtgtaaacacaaaaaaatatatatattttatgtgctggaatgtgcagaaaataagtttaaatgttaaacaaatttcttccagtcggagaatgttgcatataattatgtttttgcttgatgcataaagttaaaaggttaaaactaataaaacaagttttaaaaagagacttttccatttgattacattttgtatgatggattatgcagaaaaagtagaattgggctgaaagatctattgctttatcacctgttcaggttgtaaatcgtgttttttaaaagtaactaagcaactaattacttttggaaataagtaatcagtaaagtaacgggattacttttttgggggaagtaatcggtaattagttactgattacttttttcaagtaacttgaccaacactggtcctatgttaatgttttcagttttgcttcaaTTTGGTCTCATCATGGTCGTCCGCCCGCCTAAAAAAAGAGTCCAAACAGCCTGTGACATTTTCTCCCAGTACTGACAGCTGTATTAGTTTAACAGCAAGTAAAGAGGCCTAAAGTGATACGTTTTGAATTGTGACAGAAAATGGGAGCCAGAGTCTGTCGCGGTTTTAAATTCACTACCGGATGCACTCGGCTCTTCTTGAAAGGGATGTGACGCAATAAAAAACCGCAACATGTACGACAGATCCACACTCGCGGATGAGGcctgtgcgcgcgcgtgtggaACCGTAATGGCCGCCGTGCAGCTCAGTTGCGctgtttgttttgcttcattGGCTCAACCCTCCGGGGGGCGGGGCCGCTGCGGGGCTAAAGTCACGTGATCTAGGCAAAGCCAAACTGACCAATTCCAATATGGTGGCCAGCCTAGCAGGTCTACGGTTCCTGTTGATGGTAGTGTTGTTCTGCGGAATCAGGTACGGCGCCTGCAGCCAGAAAGCTCCGCAGGTTTTGGGGCTGCGGCTGGAAGAACCAGTGGATCCGCTGTGCATGAAGGGTCGTATCATTTCAGCACCAAAAGGAGCCACGTTTAAGCTCCGTGTCTTCGGGTTTAATCTGAATGGAAGCTTGCCATGGGTCGCGTTCGCAGGAGCAGCTGGCGGAGCGGCTGGGGCTGTCGGTGATACACCGGACCCTTGCGAGGAGCAGTTCAACCGCCAGGACTCCAAGTTAAAGGTGACCAATTTAGAACTCGACGATGCGCACAGCGTGCTTCTAACTGTGGAGGTTAGCACCTCTGAGGGGGAAGCTGGCAACGAGCAGACCTACTACCACCTGTGTGTGCGGAGTGGAGAGACATGGACATCTGCGGGCCTGGACAGACTGCGAATAAACACTGACACGGATCTGCCAGCAGACTACATCCCGCCGTGGGGTCTGGCCGTACTGATAGTGCTTGTGCTTATGATCTGCGGATTGCTGAGGACGGTGAACTTGAGCCTTTTGTGGCTGGACCCAGTCGAGCTTTATGTCCTACACAGCTGTGGATccgaggaggagaaacgagccgCCAAACGGCTGGAGCCGATCAGGAGAAGGGGGAACTTCATGGTGAGTTTCTAAAAGCACGTGGGGAAGCCACAGGGAAAGAAAGGTGCAAATGAAGTAGTGTTTTCTAAACGCATGTCTTTTCCACCGCAGGCATGTTCTTTGTTGTTCCTGTGTGCTCTGGGGCATTCTGTCCTCGGTGTGCTCCTGTACCGGGCACTGGGCTCCATCGTCTCTGCTGTGTTCAACAGCGGCTTCCTTATCTTCTTCCTAGCTGAGCTGGCTCCTCACATCTTGTGCTCAGGTTACGGCTTCCAGCTGGCGCCTGGTCTGACCTGGCTGGCCCAGGTTTGCATGGTGCTTACCTGCCCCCTGTCTTGCCCTCTGGGCCTGATTCTGGATCTGGGGCTGAGGAGAGACATCAGTACCTGTGGGATAAGGGAGAGGGCCATGGAGATGGTACGGGCAAACGTGAATGATCCTTACAGGTAAATATAGTGGACTTGGGAGAGTATCACAGAGATCTGACATAGAGGTGCGATGAGTATTGAcacttggtttaaaaaaaaaaaccctgatctgtttgtttgtttgtttgtttgtttgtttgttttttaagaaagaaaaaaacacatgatGCTTCTGAACATACAGAGTAAACAGAACTAGAAAAAAAGATACTATAGGACATAACCAACAAAAAGTGTGTTCTGTCATACTCTACAGTGCATAATTCTTATGGTACATTATGTTAGATTCACTGACATACAGGAACAATTTAGTGTTCCAGACACAGACTCTTTGCTAAGTTTGAGTTTAATATTTGATTAAAATGTCTGACACATTAAGATGCTTTGATTCATGATTAATGCCAGACATCCCAGTTTACTTTAACAGAAGCATTTGGTGTGATTTTGGCCAGTGCTTTCTTGTACTGTTTGCATAACCAATGACTAACAGGAACATCATTCGTAGAAACTTGAAATGTAACTTGAACCCGAAAGACTTGACTTTTAGGAGTTGTCTTTGTTTAGATCTCCAAACACTTGATATTCTAGTTGGATTAGTCCAAAAAAATTTGAGATTATTCTGAGGGTGGACTTCTTTTTAAAGACTTCACAATTGTTATATTCTTCTTAACACTTGCCCATGAAAGACCTGAAACTTGACTCACACGTGATCTGAAAGTCTTGAGAGTATTTTGAAatttagatttgtttttttttgtttttttttaaacagacttCACATTTGACCCCATAGTAGCCTTGTAATGATTTGAAACATGACCTGGCCTAACACTGTAAAAATTTGATGCTTGAACCAGATTAAGTCTCAAGACTCAGTTTACCATGTGTGTATTGGTCTAACTGTATTAACACCTTAGACAGATTAAGTATTGAGACTGGACTCAGACTCATTTTCAAAAGATTTAAGACTCGACTTGAACTTGGTTCAATAGACTTTTTAGGACTAATCTGCATTAAATTTGTAGGATTTGAGACCTGACTTGAAGTTGGTTCTTAAAGATTGGCCTAGAAGATTTGATAATTGACTTGATTGTTGACTCAGTTTTCTTCATTATGTTTGTAGTGAGTTTGTAAAGGAGGAGTTCAGTCGTGGGACATTGCGCATTAAGACCGTGGAGGACATCTTGACACCTCTGAAAGACTGCTTCATGCTGCCTAGCTCGGCTGTCCTAGACTTCTCCACTATGTCTGAGATCATGCAGAGTGGTTACACCCGTGTGCCCATTTATGAGGAAGAGAGGTGGGATCAGCAACACAACACTCACTTAATAGCTTAACaaaaacatggcttaaaaactTGACATGGCAGCATTCGCCTCATCTGAACAGAGTATCTGTAGAATTGGCAGCTTTGAATTAGGCTTCTTGGTATAACGTTGAATAAATGTAAATCCTTGGATTCACTCATTTAAAAATGTCTATTCCTTGAAACCACCATGACAAAAAAGACAACAGCACAAGTGTATATTTTCTTATAATCTAGCACATGCAAAATATTCTTAATAATAACCAGAGTATGTGTGTCCAGGCCTTTTATAACTTCAACATTTTTACCAAAGAATGAATATAATGGTAGCCATAAGAGTGCAATGGAAAGGTCTTTGGGAGTTATTCACATATTCATACCAATCATAAGCCTTTGTTTGATTTCCTTCAGGTCTAACATTGTGGAAATCCTTTATGTGAAAGACTTGGCTCTGGTTGATCCAGAAGACTGCACCCCAATGACGACTATCACCAAGTTCTACAATCACCCTCTGCACTTTGTGTTCAATGATACCAAACTAGATGCCATGTTGGAGGAATTCAAAAAAGGTTGGCTGCTGTTTGATTTGTGGGAATGGTTGGAATCATAGAAAATTATAGAGTTGCCATGCTGCAAGCTTTTCaccttttttatttacatttatttttattttggagcTTTCATTTTGCTCATATCCTGAATTATTAAAAGTCTCAAGTCTCATGACGCCTGATACATGCTTTGATCAAATCTTTAAAGTATTAGAGAGAGAAACTCGAAACAGTTAGACAGTCCCTTATGAGTTGGCCCCCTTTCAACAACAAGAGACagaggcagaaccaggctgacTGCTGTGATCCTGAAGCTAATAAGCCTTGATAGATAAGTATATAATGTCATCCTTTTGAGAAGTgatataaataaagtatataaaTAAAGCCAGAGTAGcctatatattttatatttttattgacCTTTAACAAATGTATACTAAAGTACAATTAATTAGCTGTTGGTAGCTCTTATTGCAAAAGAATATGCTTGTACAGACAATCTTGAGAATAGCAGAGAATGCCAGCTAATCCCACTTCAGAttagctgatgatgatgatgatgatgattcaaCTGATTCCgttttacacattttattaGTAAATCTCATATAGGGCACTATTTGAGTGGCTTCAGTGTGTCTGTTATGCATCTGTAAACTGCCTTACAACCCATCTCAACCCAAGATCCTGCTTTTTGTACTGTATCTGACttcattaattaaatatttatcatCATTGACGCCTGCCCTgaactttaatttgatttttCTATAGAAGGTAAAGAGGTGCCAGAACTGCTATACTGCCAACTCTAAATTAGTGCAGGCCTGTCCTGACTAATGTAGTCCACACAGAATATCACTGGCATGTTGTGAATTTAATAGATGCTTATTTCTGTGATTTCTAAGAAGTTTGTACTGGAAACGACTTAAACAGTAAGTTTATCACACTGAATCTAAAGAAAATCACTTGTGTGAGTTATGACTTTGTAGCCCTCCTTCCTGTTATGTCTCCTTTATAATTCAGAGTTACTCTTTTTACTCCAAGTACCTTTTTCCTCACTATAATTTGCCATTAACCTTTATCCTTTAATCAGGCAACTCTCACATGGCCATCGTCCAGAAGGTGAACAATGAGGGAGAGGGAGATCCTTTCTATGAGGTGCTGGGTTTGGTCACTTTAGAAGATGTCATAGAGGAGATCATCAAGTCAGAGATCCTGGATGAATCTGATGGCTACTGTGAGTGTCTTTTGGAATATTGGcttctttgcttcttttattgttatttattgttattattgactCCCCTTGCAGTAGACAGGAAAGTAAAGCGTCCCCTCACTCCACTGGAGATTCCTCTGGAGCCTCGCAGCACCCATGAGGAGTTTTCTCTTTTCAAGCCTCCTGAAGGAGAACCCAAGATCCGAACTTCACCACAACTCCTGCTAGCCACACACCGCTTCCTGTCCAGAGGTATGTGATTATGTGTGTTTATCTGTAAATCTCTACTGACCGAAGCTAGCACATGAATAaaatagtcacagtttaacacaGCACATGTAATGATTATGCCACGGACCTGGTCAACCAAGCAGTAACTGGTTAAAGGGGAGTTGAGACCAGTCTCTGACTTTGACATTTTCCCTTACAGGAAATGTGTAAATGTATAATGTGTAAAGATGTGTTTGTATTTAAATGTCAGAACAACAAAGTAAAGTTTTAGGTCAAACatctcaaagaaaagaaaaggaaaacagcaaCAATAATTTTCTGCACAATGTCTTCAGCATGAATCAACATCAACAACACCAGATTTACTAACAGGGACAAATTCCGCAATTACAAAAATATGCACATGACAGTGAAAGGCTTGCTAATGATATCCTTACTGACTTGGCTACAGCAGTTCATTTTAATAATAACCAGCATTGTACCATAAGGTTGGAGTATGATCTAATAACCAAATGACCACATTGTGTAGGTTGTGTAAAATCTTGTGTTAGGAATTGCTGGAGTCTGTGTGTGGATAAATGTGCGTGATGTCCAGATAAACCGCATAGCGTGAGTGGAGTGTAGGATTCATTTGGATAGGCTGTCCTATTACGAAATATTCCACTGTATAAATCTGAAATatctttttgtctgtaaaaggcACAAAGTGTATGTTCTCAACAGCAGGTTTAATGTGTCTTTGTCCAAATTTGTTGACCCAGATTTCGCTTTCTGCAAACTAGTTTCCTTTTTCCAGAGAGTTAACCCTGGATCATTTATCATGCTTATTGACTCAATGAAGCTAATTTGCTTGTTGCCATATTTCTCTCATACTGTACTATGGAGAATAAAATGTAATAGttttacatttgactgttttctcAATTTTGTAAGACAAAAACCATGGTTCACATTGCCActtattcatatttaaattttaaatgggCCTCTGCTCTTTATTTACCCAAATACTTGTAGGTATCAGTTGATGATGGGGGTTGCCCATTTTTCCCATTTTCCCAAAACATGTTCACCCTTTAAAGGATTTTGCTTCTCAGATTGTATTAACGCAGAGGTTAGGTTACACCATAGTTACACTACACTAGCTTTTTGacattacaaaaaacaacaactttaagAAGCTTTGGGGCTCCGACTCTATTATTTAGCAATACGTGCAGTATCACAGCTGTCTAGAAAGTGGTGCATAGTCAAGTAATGTCTAACTAATTTTAGAAAGTTTAATGCAGTGACCCCACCAATATACACTGTATTGACAAAAGCATTCACTCGTCTGCCTTCACACCATTATCAACTGTGTGAcatctagggctgccacaaacgattattttgatagtcgactagtcaccgattatttttgtgattagtcgactaatcagatcatcatccattggacgtacagcttattgcaccagcagcatctggtcttgtataactatcattagcttacagcttgaagtgtttgtgctaactaaaaataaagacaagatggtagtttattaatttttaatgaaatttgcagattgtttcggtgaagtttaataaactccttgctttctaaaatataacaggacaccggagtatattctccagcgtctcacacttctgataatcagctgtatgctt
The Maylandia zebra isolate NMK-2024a linkage group LG7, Mzebra_GT3a, whole genome shotgun sequence DNA segment above includes these coding regions:
- the cnnm3 gene encoding metal transporter CNNM3 isoform X5, encoding MVASLAGLRFLLMVVLFCGIRYGACSQKAPQVLGLRLEEPVDPLCMKGRIISAPKGATFKLRVFGFNLNGSLPWVAFAGAAGGAAGAVGDTPDPCEEQFNRQDSKLKVTNLELDDAHSVLLTVEVSTSEGEAGNEQTYYHLCVRSGETWTSAGLDRLRINTDTDLPADYIPPWGLAVLIVLVLMICGLLRTVNLSLLWLDPVELYVLHSCGSEEEKRAAKRLEPIRRRGNFMACSLLFLCALGHSVLGVLLYRALGSIVSAVFNSGFLIFFLAELAPHILCSGYGFQLAPGLTWLAQVCMVLTCPLSCPLGLILDLGLRRDISTCGIRERAMEMVRANVNDPYSEFVKEEFSRGTLRIKTVEDILTPLKDCFMLPSSAVLDFSTMSEIMQSGYTRVPIYEEERSNIVEILYVKDLALVDPEDCTPMTTITKFYNHPLHFVFNDTKLDAMLEEFKKGNSHMAIVQKVNNEGEGDPFYEVLGLVTLEDVIEEIIKSEILDESDGYLDRKVKRPLTPLEIPLEPRSTHEEFSLFKPPEGEPKIRTSPQLLLATHRFLSREVEHFSPARVSEKVLFHLLRHPSVNQEVHFDPNNRLSPAHYLYTRNHPVDYFILLLQVFSLGHDQKTWKQPAVTSPHSLQHEAPEPLILDFCFGVMKNLIKFFHPKSRHVKEFVVDNTFFHIRNQSSSEIVIPASFSHR
- the cnnm3 gene encoding metal transporter CNNM3 isoform X4, whose amino-acid sequence is MVASLAGLRFLLMVVLFCGIRYGACSQKAPQVLGLRLEEPVDPLCMKGRIISAPKGATFKLRVFGFNLNGSLPWVAFAGAAGGAAGAVGDTPDPCEEQFNRQDSKLKVTNLELDDAHSVLLTVEVSTSEGEAGNEQTYYHLCVRSGETWTSAGLDRLRINTDTDLPADYIPPWGLAVLIVLVLMICGLLRTVNLSLLWLDPVELYVLHSCGSEEEKRAAKRLEPIRRRGNFMACSLLFLCALGHSVLGVLLYRALGSIVSAVFNSGFLIFFLAELAPHILCSGYGFQLAPGLTWLAQVCMVLTCPLSCPLGLILDLGLRRDISTCGIRERAMEMVRANVNDPYSEFVKEEFSRGTLRIKTVEDILTPLKDCFMLPSSAVLDFSTMSEIMQSGYTRVPIYEEERSNIVEILYVKDLALVDPEDCTPMTTITKFYNHPLHFVFNDTKLDAMLEEFKKGNSHMAIVQKVNNEGEGDPFYEVLGLVTLEDVIEEIIKSEILDESDGYLDRKVKRPLTPLEIPLEPRSTHEEFSLFKPPEGEPKIRTSPQLLLATHRFLSREVEHFSPARVSEKVLFHLLRHPSVNQEVHFDPNNRLSPAHYLYTRNHPVDYFILLLQGRVEVEIGKEGLKFENGAFTYYGVSALTLPSSVHQSPVSTQRHSPRDPFESAEATSPSSYCPDYTVRALTDLQLIRVTRLQYLNALMASRAGQSPDPPEIKILPNSQTKLLNDRNTTQEFPVNFSFFDTIENYC
- the cnnm3 gene encoding metal transporter CNNM3 isoform X2, whose protein sequence is MVASLAGLRFLLMVVLFCGIRYGACSQKAPQVLGLRLEEPVDPLCMKGRIISAPKGATFKLRVFGFNLNGSLPWVAFAGAAGGAAGAVGDTPDPCEEQFNRQDSKLKVTNLELDDAHSVLLTVEVSTSEGEAGNEQTYYHLCVRSGETWTSAGLDRLRINTDTDLPADYIPPWGLAVLIVLVLMICGLLRTVNLSLLWLDPVELYVLHSCGSEEEKRAAKRLEPIRRRGNFMACSLLFLCALGHSVLGVLLYRALGSIVSAVFNSGFLIFFLAELAPHILCSGYGFQLAPGLTWLAQVCMVLTCPLSCPLGLILDLGLRRDISTCGIRERAMEMVRANVNDPYSEFVKEEFSRGTLRIKTVEDILTPLKDCFMLPSSAVLDFSTMSEIMQSGYTRVPIYEEERSNIVEILYVKDLALVDPEDCTPMTTITKFYNHPLHFVFNDTKLDAMLEEFKKGNSHMAIVQKVNNEGEGDPFYEVLGLVTLEDVIEEIIKSEILDESDGYYRKVKRPLTPLEIPLEPRSTHEEFSLFKPPEGEPKIRTSPQLLLATHRFLSREVEHFSPARVSEKVLFHLLRHPSVNQEVHFDPNNRLSPAHYLYTRNHPVDYFILLLQGRVEVEIGKEGLKFENGAFTYYGVSALTLPSSVHQSPVSTQRHSPRDPFESAEATSPSSYCPDYTVRALTDLQLIRVTRLQYLNALMASRAGQSPDPPEIKILPNSQTKLLNDRNTTQDPSVSSCNPNTLDDVEMLKMVLNDFVCMFGVVVLLQNKFGANYMPT
- the cnnm3 gene encoding metal transporter CNNM3 isoform X1, with amino-acid sequence MVASLAGLRFLLMVVLFCGIRYGACSQKAPQVLGLRLEEPVDPLCMKGRIISAPKGATFKLRVFGFNLNGSLPWVAFAGAAGGAAGAVGDTPDPCEEQFNRQDSKLKVTNLELDDAHSVLLTVEVSTSEGEAGNEQTYYHLCVRSGETWTSAGLDRLRINTDTDLPADYIPPWGLAVLIVLVLMICGLLRTVNLSLLWLDPVELYVLHSCGSEEEKRAAKRLEPIRRRGNFMACSLLFLCALGHSVLGVLLYRALGSIVSAVFNSGFLIFFLAELAPHILCSGYGFQLAPGLTWLAQVCMVLTCPLSCPLGLILDLGLRRDISTCGIRERAMEMVRANVNDPYSEFVKEEFSRGTLRIKTVEDILTPLKDCFMLPSSAVLDFSTMSEIMQSGYTRVPIYEEERSNIVEILYVKDLALVDPEDCTPMTTITKFYNHPLHFVFNDTKLDAMLEEFKKGNSHMAIVQKVNNEGEGDPFYEVLGLVTLEDVIEEIIKSEILDESDGYLDRKVKRPLTPLEIPLEPRSTHEEFSLFKPPEGEPKIRTSPQLLLATHRFLSREVEHFSPARVSEKVLFHLLRHPSVNQEVHFDPNNRLSPAHYLYTRNHPVDYFILLLQGRVEVEIGKEGLKFENGAFTYYGVSALTLPSSVHQSPVSTQRHSPRDPFESAEATSPSSYCPDYTVRALTDLQLIRVTRLQYLNALMASRAGQSPDPPEIKILPNSQTKLLNDRNTTQDPSVSSCNPNTLDDVEMLKMVLNDFVCMFGVVVLLQNKFGANYMPT
- the cnnm3 gene encoding metal transporter CNNM3 isoform X3, with protein sequence MVASLAGLRFLLMVVLFCGIRYGACSQKAPQVLGLRLEEPVDPLCMKGRIISAPKGATFKLRVFGFNLNGSLPWVAFAGAAGGAAGAVGDTPDPCEEQFNRQDSKLKVTNLELDDAHSVLLTVEVSTSEGEAGNEQTYYHLCVRSGETWTSAGLDRLRINTDTDLPADYIPPWGLAVLIVLVLMICGLLRTVNLSLLWLDPVELYVLHSCGSEEEKRAAKRLEPIRRRGNFMACSLLFLCALGHSVLGVLLYRALGSIVSAVFNSGFLIFFLAELAPHILCSGYGFQLAPGLTWLAQVCMVLTCPLSCPLGLILDLGLRRDISTCGIRERAMEMVRANVNDPYSEFVKEEFSRGTLRIKTVEDILTPLKDCFMLPSSAVLDFSTMSEIMQSGYTRVPIYEEERSNIVEILYVKDLALVDPEDCTPMTTITKFYNHPLHFVFNDTKLDAMLEEFKKGNSHMAIVQKVNNEGEGDPFYEVLGLVTLEDVIEEIIKSEILDESDGYLDRKVKRPLTPLEIPLEPRSTHEEFSLFKPPEGEPKIRTSPQLLLATHRFLSREVEHFSPARVSEKVLFHLLRHPSVNQEVHFDPNNRLSPAHYLYTRNHPVDYFILLLQGRVEVEIGKEGLKFENGAFTYYGVSALTLPSSVHQSPVSTQRHSPRDPFESAEATSPSSYCPDYTVRALTDLQLIRVTRLQYLNALMASRAGQSPDPPEIKILPNSQTKLLNDRNTTQDSTGGTRAQKSSPEDEAHG
- the cnnm3 gene encoding metal transporter CNNM3 isoform X6, with the translated sequence MVASLAGLRFLLMVVLFCGIRYGACSQKAPQVLGLRLEEPVDPLCMKGRIISAPKGATFKLRVFGFNLNGSLPWVAFAGAAGGAAGAVGDTPDPCEEQFNRQDSKLKVTNLELDDAHSVLLTVEVSTSEGEAGNEQTYYHLCVRSGETWTSAGLDRLRINTDTDLPADYIPPWGLAVLIVLVLMICGLLRTVNLSLLWLDPVELYVLHSCGSEEEKRAAKRLEPIRRRGNFMACSLLFLCALGHSVLGVLLYRALGSIVSAVFNSGFLIFFLAELAPHILCSGYGFQLAPGLTWLAQVCMVLTCPLSCPLGLILDLGLRRDISTCGIRERAMEMVRANVNDPYSEFVKEEFSRGTLRIKTVEDILTPLKDCFMLPSSAVLDFSTMSEIMQSGYTRVPIYEEERSNIVEILYVKDLALVDPEDCTPMTTITKFYNHPLHFVFNDTKLDAMLEEFKKGNSHMAIVQKVNNEGEGDPFYEVLGLVTLEDVIEEIIKSEILDESDGYLDRKVKRPLTPLEIPLEPRSTHEEFSLFKPPEGEPKIRTSPQLLLATHRFLSREVEHFSPARVSEKVLFHLLRHPSVNQEVHFDPNNRLSPAHYLYTRNHPVDYFILLLQIYMCV